A genomic region of Campylobacter corcagiensis contains the following coding sequences:
- the rpsU gene encoding 30S ribosomal protein S21: protein MPGVKVYPNESFDEAYRRFKKQTDRNLIVTEARARRNFEPMTEIRKKQKIAARKKMLKRLYMLRRYESRL, encoded by the coding sequence ATGCCTGGTGTAAAGGTCTATCCTAATGAGAGTTTTGATGAAGCTTATAGAAGATTCAAAAAGCAAACAGATAGAAATCTAATTGTAACTGAAGCTAGAGCTAGAAGAAATTTCGAACCGATGACTGAAATTCGCAAAAAGCAAAAGATTGCAGCTAGAAAGAAAATGCTAAAAAGACTCTATATGCTTAGAAGATACGAATCAAGACTCTAA
- the ccoG gene encoding cytochrome c oxidase accessory protein CcoG: protein MYNYAKKRYISFSIIMILAFVLPFIRINGNHIFLLSFDRKELHLFFQAFSTQELFLLPFLLILCFVGIFFITSLGGRVWCGWACPQTTFRVFYRDFIQTKLLGIRRSIKNKQVQPKSNIVKKAIGFIIWVVISLIVGSNFMWYFIPPEDFFRYLANPSEHLFMIGIVVGIALFLVLDIVFIKENFCVYICPYARIQSVMFDKDTFQVIYDEKRGGKIYDDKHNLIANKPTGEGDECIGCRACINICPTHIDIRKGMQLECINCLECADACSGVMGKLGKISLINWTSENAVETRSETRVFRPKTIGYMAFLSLIFVVLLLVGASRDSLLLNINRDSGLYNIRKTQDSLVVENDYVFLIENTHSKDGKFYFKVDSDLIKIKRPKDEFTVNSGKKEKVIVTLVMNASSIEAKDDDIKIPIKVKAYAVENEDEINVVRDSVFIFPKNEQLKRYKK from the coding sequence ATGTATAACTATGCTAAAAAACGCTATATTAGTTTTTCTATCATAATGATTTTAGCTTTTGTGCTTCCTTTCATAAGGATTAATGGGAATCATATTTTTCTTTTAAGCTTTGATAGAAAAGAACTTCATCTATTTTTTCAAGCTTTTTCAACTCAAGAACTTTTTTTGCTTCCATTTTTGCTTATACTTTGTTTTGTTGGAATTTTTTTTATAACATCTCTTGGAGGTAGAGTTTGGTGTGGTTGGGCTTGTCCGCAGACGACATTTAGGGTTTTTTATAGAGACTTCATTCAAACAAAACTTCTTGGAATCAGAAGAAGTATAAAAAACAAGCAAGTTCAGCCAAAAAGCAATATTGTTAAAAAAGCAATTGGATTTATTATATGGGTAGTTATATCTTTAATTGTAGGTTCAAATTTTATGTGGTATTTTATACCGCCTGAGGACTTTTTTAGATATTTAGCAAATCCTAGCGAGCATCTGTTTATGATAGGCATAGTTGTAGGTATTGCGCTGTTTTTAGTGCTTGATATTGTATTTATAAAAGAGAATTTCTGTGTATATATATGCCCCTACGCTAGAATACAATCTGTTATGTTTGATAAAGACACATTTCAAGTCATATATGACGAAAAAAGAGGCGGTAAGATTTATGATGATAAGCACAATCTTATAGCAAATAAACCAACTGGTGAAGGTGATGAGTGTATAGGATGTAGAGCCTGTATAAATATCTGCCCAACTCATATAGACATAAGAAAAGGTATGCAACTTGAGTGTATAAACTGTTTAGAGTGTGCTGATGCTTGTAGTGGCGTTATGGGTAAATTAGGCAAAATTTCACTTATAAATTGGACAAGTGAAAATGCAGTAGAAACTAGAAGTGAAACAAGAGTATTTAGACCAAAAACCATTGGATATATGGCATTTTTATCACTGATATTTGTTGTTTTACTTCTTGTTGGGGCTAGTAGAGATAGCTTGCTTCTAAACATAAACCGAGATAGTGGTCTTTATAATATAAGAAAAACTCAAGATAGTTTAGTTGTAGAAAATGATTATGTATTTTTAATAGAAAATACTCATAGTAAAGATGGTAAATTTTACTTTAAAGTAGATAGTGATCTTATAAAAATAAAAAGACCAAAAGATGAATTTACAGTAAATTCAGGTAAAAAAGAGAAAGTTATCGTAACTCTTGTGATGAATGCAAGTAGTATAGAAGCCAAAGATGATGATATAAAAATTCCTATAAAAGTTAAAGCATATGCAGTTGAGAATGAAGATGAGATTAATGTGGTTAGGGATAGTGTTTTTATATTTCCAAAAAATGAGCAACTAAAAAGGTATAAAAAGTAA
- a CDS encoding DUF883 family protein: MAEVTTESLKKDLDALKKDFESLTKNLKKTTEEEVSKKFDSISEELSLEELKKSIEELKLKGKQGFEDAKDKGKQVLEDVKDRGEDFFNKAESCVKDDPLKSVAITFGVGFIFGWLMRK, from the coding sequence ATGGCAGAAGTTACAACAGAGTCACTTAAAAAAGATTTAGATGCACTTAAAAAAGATTTTGAGTCGCTTACTAAGAATTTGAAGAAAACAACAGAAGAAGAAGTAAGCAAGAAATTTGACTCTATTAGTGAAGAGCTATCTTTAGAAGAGCTTAAAAAATCTATTGAAGAGTTAAAACTTAAAGGTAAACAAGGTTTTGAAGATGCAAAAGACAAAGGCAAACAAGTTTTAGAAGACGTAAAAGACAGAGGCGAAGACTTTTTCAACAAAGCTGAAAGTTGCGTGAAAGATGATCCGCTAAAAAGCGTTGCTATCACTTTTGGTGTTGGCTTTATTTTTGGATGGCTGATGAGAAAATAA
- a CDS encoding efflux RND transporter permease subunit, producing MMSKFFIHRPIFASVLSIIVVIAGLVSMAVLPVEEYPQLTPPRIMVMATYSGADAETIAETVAAPLEDAINGVEDMIYMQSTSSSSGELSLSVYFEVGTDPQEALVNVNNRISIAEPRLPAEVARLGVRAFEMSPNILEVVSFYDPTEQMDQVDAYNYLAVNVVDELKRVPGVGNVVAVGNKDYSMRIWVDPDKLKHYDLTISEVTAAIREQNSQYATGKFGQEPTKSENAYVYIIKPEGRLIKTSEFENIILRSDKFGSALKLKDVATISLDAEQHFFEARYGKHPMTPVLIFTQSSANALATAEAVNAKLEELSPTFPGGLTYSISYDTTEFVKVSVGAVVKTFIEAMVLVMVIMYLFLGNIRATIIPMLAIPVSIVGAFAGMLAMGFSINMITLFAMILAIGIVVDDAIIVVENVERILEEDPEISVIKATEKAMEEIFAAVVSIVLVLSAVFIPVAFLEGFVGIMQKQFGLTMVVAIVISGICALTLTPALCAMLLKRKEKRPFWFVRGFNKIFDYSTDVYSWIVKWILKVPIFSVLVFIGIVFLTSVMFKVVPGGLVPNEDKGSLMVINQLPSAAAINRTLSHGVELQNSIADEKEVDSTGLMAGYDLLSGNLRENAAIMFVKLNPWDDRPLESQSSFALAAKYNAMFAQNRHGLSFVLNPPPISGLSTTGGFELYAQSSSGKTYKEIEADMGKVVAKANERPELMMVRTTLDTNFPQYDISVDKDKAKMMGVNIADIFTTINATIGSYYVNDFNMLGKTYKVRISADSDFRDSEQAIRNIFVKSMTTGEMIPVSTLVTLKKSLGPDNVDRFNGLPAAKVMGEPAPGYTSGQAIGAISEVMAEVFPNNEYSIGWSGTAYQEVHTSGTGTIAFIFGMIFVYLILAAQYERWLMPIAVLTAVPFSVLGALGAAYIGGQNNDVYFQIGLLLLIGLGAKNAILIVEFAMAAHEKEGKNLIEAGIQAAKLRFRPIVMTSLAFTLGVLPLALSSGAGAASRHAVGIPVIGGMIAASTIAILFIPSFYYLVESFNNLLDRIFGDNKSKQSPAVTQNSDMEIIDDDRRVHVK from the coding sequence GTGATGTCAAAATTCTTCATACATAGACCGATATTTGCATCGGTTTTGTCTATTATAGTAGTTATCGCTGGTCTTGTATCTATGGCGGTTTTACCAGTTGAGGAGTATCCTCAGCTTACTCCACCTAGAATTATGGTTATGGCAACTTATAGTGGAGCTGATGCTGAAACTATTGCTGAAACTGTTGCTGCACCTTTAGAAGATGCAATAAATGGTGTTGAGGATATGATCTATATGCAGTCAACTTCAAGTTCATCAGGTGAGCTTAGTCTTAGTGTTTATTTTGAAGTTGGAACAGATCCACAAGAAGCTCTTGTTAATGTTAACAACCGTATAAGCATTGCCGAACCAAGACTTCCTGCTGAAGTTGCAAGACTTGGAGTTAGGGCTTTTGAGATGAGTCCAAACATTCTTGAGGTTGTATCTTTTTATGATCCAACAGAGCAGATGGATCAAGTTGATGCTTATAACTATCTTGCTGTAAATGTCGTTGATGAGTTAAAAAGAGTTCCTGGCGTGGGTAATGTTGTAGCTGTTGGAAATAAAGATTATTCTATGAGAATCTGGGTTGATCCTGATAAACTTAAGCATTATGATCTTACAATTTCTGAAGTAACAGCAGCTATTAGAGAACAAAACTCACAATATGCCACTGGTAAATTTGGACAAGAACCAACAAAATCAGAAAATGCCTATGTATATATTATCAAGCCAGAAGGGCGTTTGATTAAAACAAGCGAATTTGAAAACATAATACTTAGAAGTGATAAATTTGGTTCAGCACTTAAGCTAAAAGATGTTGCAACTATCTCTCTTGATGCAGAACAGCACTTTTTTGAAGCTAGATACGGTAAACATCCAATGACACCTGTTTTGATATTTACTCAAAGCAGTGCAAATGCATTAGCAACAGCAGAAGCTGTAAATGCAAAACTTGAAGAGCTTAGCCCTACATTTCCTGGTGGTTTGACTTACTCTATAAGTTATGATACAACAGAATTTGTTAAAGTTAGTGTTGGAGCTGTTGTTAAGACATTTATTGAAGCTATGGTTCTTGTTATGGTTATTATGTATCTTTTCTTAGGAAATATAAGAGCTACGATTATACCTATGCTTGCTATACCAGTATCTATTGTTGGAGCTTTTGCTGGAATGCTTGCAATGGGCTTTTCCATAAATATGATTACGCTTTTTGCTATGATTTTGGCAATTGGTATCGTTGTTGATGATGCCATCATTGTTGTAGAAAATGTGGAGCGTATTTTAGAAGAAGATCCTGAAATTTCAGTTATTAAAGCTACAGAGAAAGCTATGGAAGAAATTTTTGCCGCAGTTGTCTCTATCGTATTGGTTCTTTCAGCTGTTTTTATTCCAGTTGCTTTTTTAGAGGGTTTTGTTGGAATTATGCAAAAGCAGTTTGGTTTAACTATGGTTGTTGCTATTGTAATATCAGGAATTTGTGCTCTAACTCTAACTCCAGCACTATGTGCTATGCTTTTAAAAAGAAAAGAAAAGCGACCATTTTGGTTTGTTAGAGGATTTAATAAAATATTTGACTACTCAACAGATGTATACTCTTGGATAGTTAAATGGATACTAAAAGTTCCGATTTTCTCAGTTTTAGTTTTTATTGGAATTGTGTTTTTAACATCTGTAATGTTTAAAGTTGTACCTGGCGGACTTGTTCCAAATGAAGATAAGGGAAGCCTTATGGTTATCAACCAACTTCCTTCAGCTGCAGCTATAAATAGAACCTTATCTCATGGTGTTGAACTTCAAAATAGCATTGCTGATGAAAAAGAGGTTGACTCAACCGGACTTATGGCAGGGTATGATCTTCTTTCTGGCAACCTTAGAGAAAACGCTGCCATTATGTTTGTTAAGCTTAATCCTTGGGATGACAGACCACTTGAGAGCCAAAGTTCATTTGCACTTGCTGCTAAATATAACGCTATGTTTGCACAAAATCGCCATGGTTTAAGCTTTGTTTTAAATCCACCACCAATTAGTGGTCTTTCAACCACTGGAGGATTTGAGTTATATGCACAATCAAGTTCTGGTAAGACATATAAAGAGATAGAGGCTGATATGGGCAAAGTTGTTGCTAAGGCAAATGAGCGTCCTGAACTTATGATGGTAAGGACTACTCTTGATACGAATTTTCCTCAGTATGATATATCTGTAGATAAAGATAAAGCAAAGATGATGGGTGTAAATATTGCTGATATCTTTACAACTATAAATGCAACCATCGGTAGCTACTATGTAAATGACTTTAATATGTTAGGCAAAACTTACAAGGTAAGAATTTCAGCAGATAGCGACTTTAGAGATAGTGAACAAGCTATTAGAAATATCTTTGTTAAAAGCATGACAACAGGAGAGATGATACCAGTTAGCACTCTTGTAACACTTAAAAAAAGCCTTGGACCTGATAATGTTGATAGATTTAATGGTCTTCCAGCAGCTAAGGTTATGGGCGAACCAGCACCAGGATATACATCTGGTCAGGCAATAGGTGCGATAAGTGAAGTAATGGCTGAGGTTTTTCCAAATAATGAGTACTCTATAGGTTGGTCAGGAACAGCTTATCAAGAGGTTCATACAAGCGGAACTGGAACGATAGCATTTATCTTTGGTATGATATTTGTGTATCTAATCTTAGCTGCTCAGTATGAAAGATGGCTAATGCCAATAGCAGTTCTAACAGCTGTGCCATTCTCGGTTCTTGGGGCTTTAGGTGCTGCTTATATCGGTGGGCAAAACAATGATGTTTATTTCCAAATCGGACTACTTTTGCTGATAGGACTTGGTGCTAAAAACGCTATTTTGATTGTGGAATTTGCTATGGCAGCTCATGAAAAAGAAGGAAAGAATTTAATTGAAGCTGGAATTCAAGCTGCAAAACTTAGATTTAGACCAATTGTTATGACATCTTTAGCTTTTACTCTGGGGGTTTTACCACTTGCTCTAAGCAGTGGAGCTGGAGCGGCAAGTAGACATGCTGTTGGTATACCAGTAATTGGTGGTATGATAGCAGCATCAACGATTGCGATTTTGTTTATTCCATCATTTTACTATTTGGTTGAGTCATTTAACAACTTGCTAGATAGAATTTTTGGTGATAATAAGTCAAAACAGAGTCCAGCTGTTACCCAAAATAGCGATATGGAGATCATAGATGATGATAGGAGAGTTCATGTTAAGTAA
- a CDS encoding TetR/AcrR family transcriptional regulator, with product MVPNLANKRAKFRYNKVLNVGLELFLEKGYNDTSLNDIVERSGGSLSTIYKYFHNKEGLFKAIIANGINRFSDELEKNINLNDSLLLEEFLYKFGHSYFISIFSSKSIAFFKLVLSECFNRDTIAIGRDFVRDIDTFMSGRLTEFFKNDPDMMKFSSDELMNYASFFTYLAREPYFTNALFYGIEPNLTDNQLENHLKNIIKIFLYGILK from the coding sequence ATGGTGCCAAATTTAGCTAACAAAAGAGCAAAATTTAGATACAACAAAGTCCTAAATGTTGGACTTGAGCTATTTTTAGAAAAAGGGTATAACGATACTAGCTTAAATGATATAGTAGAAAGAAGTGGAGGTTCGCTTTCTACTATATATAAGTATTTTCATAATAAAGAAGGGCTTTTTAAGGCCATTATTGCAAATGGAATCAATAGATTCAGTGATGAACTTGAAAAAAATATAAATTTAAATGACTCTCTTTTGCTAGAAGAATTTTTATATAAATTTGGACACTCTTACTTCATAAGTATATTTTCTTCAAAGAGTATAGCTTTTTTCAAGCTAGTTTTAAGCGAGTGTTTTAATAGAGACACTATTGCTATAGGTAGAGATTTTGTAAGAGATATTGATACTTTTATGAGTGGTAGGCTTACTGAATTTTTTAAAAATGATCCAGATATGATGAAATTTAGTAGCGACGAGCTTATGAATTATGCTAGTTTTTTTACATATCTTGCAAGAGAACCATACTTTACAAATGCTCTGTTTTATGGAATAGAGCCAAATTTAACAGATAATCAATTGGAAAATCATCTTAAAAATATTATAAAAATCTTTTTATATGGAATCTTAAAGTAG
- a CDS encoding YeiH family protein — protein sequence MQKNIYKRRRIYAWGVIVGISTISFFISEIPLLKSLAISPLIIAVIFGSVYGNTAKIGTKILYKTKSIAISTKQILRLGIILYGFRITFSDIAFVGVNGILMAFVMVFSTFFVGFLIGKALGLDTKSTTLISSGSSICGAAAVLATESMTKGGSSRVGVAVTTVVVFGTITMFIYPFVFKIGVLPFSQKEIGFFLGGTLHEVAHAVGAGAAVGGMSEQISIIIKMLRVLMLMPFLILLSFLNKNKEHSIKDSIPYFAIWFIVAVVVGSVMPFRTEIIPYINFLDTFMLTIAMVGLGIGIRKDIFKSAGKKPFILAFGLLLWLILFGGVASKILG from the coding sequence GTGCAAAAAAATATATATAAGAGACGAAGAATTTATGCGTGGGGAGTTATAGTTGGAATTTCAACCATTTCATTTTTTATATCTGAAATTCCACTTTTAAAATCTCTAGCCATAAGCCCTTTGATCATAGCAGTAATTTTTGGTTCAGTATATGGCAACACCGCTAAAATTGGCACAAAAATTCTCTATAAAACAAAATCTATAGCCATTTCAACTAAACAAATTCTAAGACTTGGAATTATACTTTATGGTTTTCGTATCACTTTTTCTGATATCGCTTTTGTTGGAGTAAATGGCATTTTAATGGCTTTTGTCATGGTATTTTCAACATTTTTTGTAGGATTTTTGATAGGAAAAGCTCTTGGTTTAGATACAAAAAGCACGACGCTTATTAGTTCGGGAAGCTCTATTTGTGGTGCTGCTGCTGTTTTGGCAACTGAGAGTATGACAAAAGGCGGCTCATCTAGAGTTGGTGTTGCTGTTACTACTGTTGTAGTTTTTGGTACTATTACTATGTTTATCTATCCTTTTGTATTTAAGATAGGAGTTTTACCATTTAGTCAAAAAGAGATTGGATTTTTTCTAGGTGGAACTTTACATGAAGTAGCTCACGCTGTAGGTGCTGGTGCAGCTGTTGGGGGCATGAGTGAACAAATTTCTATAATTATAAAGATGCTAAGAGTTCTTATGCTTATGCCGTTTTTAATACTACTTAGTTTTTTAAATAAAAATAAAGAGCACAGTATAAAAGATAGCATTCCATACTTTGCTATATGGTTTATAGTAGCAGTTGTTGTTGGTTCTGTCATGCCATTTAGAACCGAGATTATTCCGTATATAAATTTTTTAGATACTTTTATGCTAACTATAGCAATGGTTGGACTAGGTATTGGTATAAGAAAAGATATATTTAAAAGCGCTGGCAAAAAACCATTTATTCTTGCTTTTGGACTTCTTTTGTGGTTAATACTTTTTGGTGGAGTTGCTTCTAAAATTTTAGGCTAA
- a CDS encoding efflux RND transporter periplasmic adaptor subunit codes for MSKFRKALIFSSCLFVLAGCADGGKDAKAKGSMRDQGPVPVGIFTAKMADEPIVLEYPARVVSDQDVDIVAKISGTIEKQNFKAGDKIKKGDELFLIEPDKYEAAYEMAAANLSLANANLEKARLDYNRASRLKRSNSISQQEFDAASAAYNSALASIKSSEAAQKNAAVDMNYTKVIAPFSGVVGDPYVDVGEFVSPGANARLVRLTKLDVVNAEFAIPDIDALTINNQKNGGEWAQNGSLATLKVGDREYNGTITFIDRVLDEKTGSIAAKASFENKDGSLLPDSFARVRMDGLYQKDGFKIPQVAVMQDLSDSFVYVIEDGSASKKIVKVVSETGEYSIVSSGLNDGDKVIIDNLMKVRVGTPVQIVQEVK; via the coding sequence ATGAGTAAATTTAGAAAAGCACTTATTTTTTCATCTTGCTTGTTTGTTTTAGCAGGTTGTGCTGATGGCGGAAAAGATGCAAAAGCAAAAGGTTCTATGAGAGATCAAGGACCTGTTCCGGTAGGAATCTTTACTGCTAAGATGGCTGATGAGCCTATAGTTTTAGAGTACCCTGCTAGGGTAGTAAGTGATCAAGATGTAGATATTGTTGCAAAGATTTCAGGTACTATAGAAAAGCAGAATTTTAAAGCCGGGGACAAAATAAAAAAAGGCGATGAGCTGTTTTTGATAGAACCTGACAAATATGAAGCTGCTTATGAGATGGCGGCGGCAAACCTTAGCTTAGCAAATGCAAATCTTGAAAAAGCTAGACTTGATTATAATAGAGCTTCAAGGCTTAAAAGATCAAATTCTATAAGCCAACAAGAATTTGACGCAGCTAGTGCGGCTTATAATAGCGCTTTAGCATCTATAAAAAGTAGCGAAGCAGCACAAAAAAATGCAGCTGTAGATATGAACTATACTAAAGTTATAGCACCATTTAGTGGGGTTGTAGGAGATCCGTATGTTGATGTTGGTGAGTTTGTATCGCCAGGAGCGAATGCTAGACTTGTAAGACTTACAAAACTTGATGTTGTAAATGCAGAATTTGCTATTCCAGATATTGATGCTTTGACGATTAATAATCAAAAAAATGGTGGCGAGTGGGCTCAAAATGGCTCTCTTGCAACACTTAAAGTTGGTGATAGAGAGTATAATGGAACTATTACTTTCATAGATAGAGTTTTAGATGAAAAAACAGGTTCTATAGCTGCAAAAGCTAGTTTTGAAAATAAAGATGGCTCTCTTCTTCCTGATTCATTTGCAAGAGTGAGAATGGACGGACTTTATCAAAAAGATGGCTTTAAAATTCCACAAGTTGCAGTTATGCAAGACCTTTCTGACTCATTTGTATATGTTATAGAAGATGGAAGTGCTTCAAAAAAGATTGTAAAAGTAGTTTCTGAAACCGGAGAGTACTCTATCGTTTCTAGTGGATTAAATGATGGTGATAAAGTGATAATAGATAACCTTATGAAAGTAAGGGTAGGAACACCTGTTCAGATAGTCCAAGAGGTTAAGTGA
- a CDS encoding UPF0323 family lipoprotein, with translation MKRVKKIVAVSIASGFGLVLAGGLSGCNGQSSTKEQNQLAGAFVVIEEVQGGGYKILEEFPSAETRVVLKKLDGTEEVLTKEEMDALIAKEATKIDNGTSNLTNPNAQLSSGGMSLGEAILASAAGAIIGSWIGSKLFNNPAYQNQRQSAYKNTSSYQRSVNSFNNAKQGQTAKKSTSGRSGFFGGGSKSSSVGG, from the coding sequence ATGAAAAGAGTTAAAAAGATAGTAGCAGTCTCTATAGCTAGTGGGTTTGGGCTAGTTTTAGCAGGCGGCTTATCAGGATGTAATGGACAAAGTAGCACAAAAGAGCAAAATCAGTTAGCAGGTGCATTTGTAGTTATTGAAGAAGTTCAAGGCGGTGGATATAAGATTTTAGAAGAATTTCCCAGTGCAGAAACTAGAGTTGTTCTTAAAAAACTTGATGGAACAGAAGAGGTTCTAACAAAAGAAGAGATGGATGCTTTAATAGCCAAAGAAGCAACAAAGATAGATAATGGTACTTCAAATTTAACAAATCCTAATGCTCAACTTAGTAGTGGTGGAATGAGTCTAGGTGAAGCAATACTTGCAAGTGCAGCAGGTGCAATAATTGGAAGCTGGATAGGAAGTAAGCTTTTTAACAACCCAGCTTATCAAAATCAACGCCAAAGTGCGTATAAAAACACAAGCAGTTATCAAAGAAGTGTAAATAGTTTTAACAATGCAAAACAAGGTCAAACGGCTAAAAAAAGCACAAGTGGCAGAAGTGGCTTTTTTGGTGGTGGATCTAAATCATCATCAGTAGGTGGATAA
- a CDS encoding efflux transporter outer membrane subunit, translated as MLSKKSLISVVAISLFLTGCSFKPVTPLKDASFKATYATTNINDMWWMDFKDPNLNTLVDSALKHNSDLALALNNIEIARVSLGLSRLDYLPNFGYGATAGGQNNLPMRPNANSSEAYSANINMSYEIDLWGRVRNGVRANEAKYLATKYDYDSARLSIASNVVTTYFRLLFLKEQESILEDTLASYTRTLNFRKNQLGAGAISSIVYYQAKAQVDSAKAKITEVRNELSSTNTALALLTGKNYNEILYKNISTNRNTLPTMPVVPSGVPSDLLLHRADVAASLERLRASNFLVGVSRANYFPSLSLTGNLGYMSSDFSRLFATAANSWSIAGSLVGPLLDFGRTSKRVQISNLEQNASFINYDKTLKNAFGEVRDALVNRENALLLQDSMQNLYKSQQNVYNIASNRYKAGYSDNLELLDAQRGLLNARLSLASARLGVANSVVGVYKALGGGFTLKDSRAKALLEANKTVEPTTSTNPFGDLKY; from the coding sequence ATGTTAAGTAAAAAGAGTTTAATTAGTGTAGTTGCTATATCATTATTTTTAACTGGTTGCTCTTTTAAGCCAGTTACTCCGCTAAAAGATGCTAGTTTTAAAGCAACTTATGCTACAACAAATATAAATGATATGTGGTGGATGGATTTTAAAGATCCAAATTTAAACACACTTGTAGATAGTGCCTTAAAGCATAATTCAGATCTAGCCTTAGCACTAAACAATATTGAAATAGCCAGAGTTAGCTTAGGGTTAAGTAGGCTTGATTACTTGCCAAATTTTGGATACGGTGCAACCGCTGGTGGTCAAAATAACCTTCCGATGAGACCAAATGCTAACTCTAGTGAAGCTTACTCAGCTAATATAAATATGAGTTATGAGATAGATTTATGGGGTAGGGTAAGAAATGGCGTTAGGGCAAATGAAGCTAAATATCTAGCTACAAAATATGATTATGATTCAGCAAGACTTTCAATTGCAAGCAATGTGGTTACGACTTATTTTAGGCTTCTTTTCTTAAAAGAGCAAGAAAGTATCTTAGAAGATACTCTTGCTAGCTATACAAGAACTCTAAATTTTAGAAAAAACCAACTAGGAGCTGGAGCTATAAGCTCTATAGTTTACTATCAAGCAAAAGCCCAAGTTGACTCAGCTAAAGCAAAAATTACTGAAGTTAGAAATGAACTATCTAGTACAAATACTGCTTTAGCACTTTTAACTGGTAAAAACTACAATGAAATTTTATATAAAAATATATCTACAAATAGAAATACTCTTCCAACGATGCCAGTAGTTCCAAGTGGAGTTCCATCAGATCTACTTTTGCATAGAGCAGACGTTGCTGCATCTTTAGAAAGACTTAGAGCTTCAAATTTCTTAGTTGGTGTTTCGAGGGCTAATTATTTTCCAAGTCTGTCTTTAACTGGAAATTTAGGATATATGAGTAGTGATTTTAGTAGATTGTTCGCTACAGCAGCAAATAGCTGGAGTATAGCAGGCTCTCTGGTAGGACCACTTTTAGACTTTGGTAGAACCTCAAAAAGAGTTCAAATTTCAAATTTAGAGCAAAATGCTAGTTTTATTAACTACGATAAGACTTTAAAAAATGCCTTTGGTGAAGTTAGAGATGCGTTAGTTAATAGAGAAAACGCCCTTCTTTTACAAGATAGTATGCAAAATTTATACAAATCACAACAAAATGTTTATAATATAGCTAGCAACCGCTATAAAGCTGGATATAGTGATAACTTAGAACTGCTTGATGCTCAAAGAGGGCTTTTAAACGCAAGACTTAGCCTTGCATCAGCAAGACTTGGCGTTGCAAATAGCGTAGTTGGCGTTTATAAAGCTCTAGGTGGTGGATTTACGCTCAAAGACAGTAGAGCAAAAGCTTTACTAGAAGCTAACAAAACTGTAGAACCTACAACATCTACTAATCCATTTGGCGATCTTAAATACTAA